A portion of the Streptomyces erythrochromogenes genome contains these proteins:
- a CDS encoding AMP-binding protein, with protein MTDTATATELSRSRTLWELVSRRAALTPDTTVLIEAAEDPAADRSLTFGELRDRSERVAAGLHDMGVRPGTVVAWQLPTRIETVLLTVALARIGAVQTPVIPFYRDREVGFALREAKADFFAIPGTWRGHDYPAMARRLGARGVFEAYDSLPDGDPTVLPPPPATGTDVRWIYWTSGTTSDPKGVLHTDRSLIAGGSCLAHALHLTPSDVGSMAFPFAHIAGPDYTVMLLLYGFPAVLFEKFAMPDALDGYRRHGVTVAGGSTAFYSMFLTEQRKAPDVPLIPTLRLLAGGGAPKPPEIYHAVVRELGCQLTHGYGMTEVPMITMGAPDDTPENLATTEGRPPEGMSIRITTPDGTPLPPDTDGEVRLRGEAVCQGYLGRDQSAEAFDPDGYLITGDLGHLTPDGYLVLTGRSKDVIIRKGENISAKEIEDLLHRLPGVADVAVIGLPDQTRGERVCAVVEQPPGAAPLTLPQLTAYLRAQGLATHKLPEQLELPEALPRNEALRKVLKYKLRERYA; from the coding sequence ATGACGGACACCGCGACCGCGACAGAACTGAGCCGCTCCCGCACCCTGTGGGAGCTCGTCTCCCGCCGGGCCGCGCTCACCCCGGACACCACCGTCCTCATCGAAGCGGCCGAAGACCCCGCCGCCGACCGCAGCCTCACCTTCGGAGAACTGCGCGACCGCTCCGAACGCGTCGCCGCGGGCCTCCACGACATGGGCGTACGCCCCGGCACCGTCGTCGCCTGGCAGCTCCCCACCCGCATCGAGACCGTACTGCTCACCGTCGCCCTCGCCCGGATCGGCGCCGTCCAGACCCCCGTCATCCCCTTCTACCGCGACCGCGAGGTCGGTTTCGCGCTCCGCGAGGCCAAGGCGGACTTCTTCGCGATACCCGGAACCTGGCGGGGCCACGACTACCCGGCCATGGCCCGCCGGCTCGGCGCCCGCGGCGTCTTCGAGGCCTACGACTCCCTCCCCGACGGCGACCCGACCGTACTGCCCCCACCGCCCGCCACCGGCACCGACGTCCGCTGGATCTACTGGACCTCAGGCACCACCTCCGACCCCAAGGGCGTCCTGCACACCGACCGCTCCCTCATCGCCGGCGGCTCCTGCCTCGCGCACGCCCTGCACCTGACCCCGTCCGACGTCGGCTCGATGGCGTTCCCCTTCGCGCACATAGCCGGACCGGACTACACAGTGATGCTGCTGCTCTACGGCTTCCCCGCGGTCCTCTTCGAGAAGTTCGCCATGCCGGACGCCCTCGACGGCTACCGCCGCCACGGCGTCACCGTCGCCGGCGGATCCACCGCCTTCTACTCGATGTTCCTCACGGAACAGCGCAAGGCCCCGGACGTCCCCCTCATCCCCACCCTCCGCCTCCTCGCCGGCGGCGGCGCCCCCAAACCGCCGGAGATCTACCACGCCGTGGTCCGCGAACTCGGCTGCCAGCTCACCCACGGCTACGGCATGACCGAAGTCCCCATGATCACCATGGGCGCCCCCGACGACACCCCGGAGAACCTCGCCACCACCGAGGGCCGCCCCCCGGAGGGCATGTCCATCCGCATCACCACCCCCGACGGCACCCCGCTGCCCCCGGACACCGACGGCGAGGTGCGCCTGCGCGGCGAGGCGGTCTGCCAGGGCTACCTGGGCCGAGACCAGTCCGCCGAGGCCTTCGACCCCGACGGCTACCTGATCACCGGCGACCTCGGCCACCTCACCCCGGACGGCTACCTGGTCCTCACCGGCCGCAGCAAGGACGTCATCATCCGCAAGGGCGAGAACATCTCCGCCAAGGAGATCGAAGACCTCCTCCACCGCCTCCCGGGCGTCGCGGACGTCGCGGTCATCGGCCTCCCGGACCAGACCCGCGGCGAACGCGTCTGCGCGGTGGTCGAACAACCCCCGGGAGCCGCCCCCCTGACCCTCCCCCAGCTCACGGCCTACCTCCGCGCCCAGGGCCTGGCCACCCACAAACTCCCGGAACAACTCGAACTCCCGGAAGCCCTCCCCCGCAACGAAGCCCTGCGCAAGGTCCTCAAGTACAAACTCCGCGAGCGGTACGCGTAG
- a CDS encoding amidohydrolase family protein — protein MELPRIISVDDHVIEPAHLFDVWLPAKYRDRGPKALTAGIGELQYTGGKYVISMDPDGPPTDWWIYEDLKFPYKRNIAAVGFDRDDMTLEGITREEMRQGCWDPKARLADMDLNHVEASLCFPTFPRFCGQTFAEAHDKEVALACVRAYNDWMVEEWCGDSGGRLIPLCIIPLWDIDLAVAEIRRNAARGVRAVTFSEIPTYLGLPSIHSGYWDPFFAVCQETGTVVNMHIGSSSQMPAASPDAPPAVQASLSFNNAMASMMDFLFSGVLVKFPTLKLAYSEGQMGWIPYALERADDVWQEHRAWGGVRDLIPEPPSTYYYRQMFCCFFRDKHGIASLDVVGRDNATFETDYPHVDSTFPHTKEVALDHVQGLDDETVYKLMRGNAIRMLGLDLDKGKDKGKGR, from the coding sequence ATGGAACTGCCTCGGATCATCAGCGTCGACGACCACGTGATCGAGCCCGCGCACCTGTTCGACGTCTGGCTGCCCGCCAAGTACCGCGACCGCGGGCCCAAGGCGCTCACGGCCGGCATCGGCGAGCTGCAGTACACGGGCGGCAAGTACGTGATCTCCATGGACCCGGACGGCCCGCCGACCGACTGGTGGATCTACGAGGACCTGAAGTTCCCGTACAAGCGCAACATCGCCGCAGTCGGCTTCGACCGCGACGACATGACGCTGGAGGGGATCACCCGCGAGGAGATGCGCCAGGGGTGCTGGGACCCCAAGGCGCGCCTCGCCGACATGGACCTCAACCACGTCGAGGCCTCCCTGTGCTTCCCGACCTTCCCGCGCTTCTGCGGGCAGACCTTCGCCGAGGCGCACGACAAGGAGGTGGCCCTCGCCTGCGTGCGCGCCTACAACGACTGGATGGTCGAGGAGTGGTGCGGCGACAGCGGCGGCCGGCTGATCCCGCTGTGCATCATCCCGCTGTGGGACATCGACCTGGCGGTGGCCGAGATCCGGCGCAACGCGGCCCGCGGGGTGCGCGCCGTGACCTTCTCCGAGATCCCGACCTACCTGGGGCTGCCGTCGATCCACTCCGGCTACTGGGACCCCTTCTTCGCCGTCTGCCAGGAGACCGGCACGGTGGTCAACATGCACATCGGGTCCAGCTCGCAGATGCCCGCGGCGTCCCCGGACGCGCCGCCCGCCGTCCAGGCGTCGCTCAGCTTCAACAACGCGATGGCCTCGATGATGGACTTCCTCTTCAGCGGCGTGCTGGTGAAGTTCCCGACGCTCAAACTGGCCTACAGCGAGGGGCAGATGGGCTGGATCCCGTACGCCCTGGAGCGCGCGGACGACGTGTGGCAGGAGCACCGGGCGTGGGGCGGTGTGCGCGACCTGATCCCCGAGCCGCCCTCGACGTACTACTACCGGCAGATGTTCTGCTGCTTCTTTCGCGACAAGCACGGGATCGCCTCGCTCGATGTCGTCGGCCGCGACAACGCGACCTTCGAGACGGACTACCCGCACGTCGACTCCACCTTCCCGCACACCAAGGAGGTCGCCCTCGACCACGTGCAGGGGCTGGACGACGAGACCGTCTACAAGCTGATGCGCGGCAACGCCATCCGCATGCTCGGCCTCGACCTGGACAAGGGCAAAGACAAGGGCAAGGGCCGCTGA
- a CDS encoding acyl-CoA dehydrogenase yields MDLAYTEEEQDFRARLREWLLKALPELPARPSPDDWPGRRAYDLGWQRRLYEAGYAGLHWPVDAGGRGATPTQHLIFLEETERAGAPYVGANFVGLLHAGPTIAAEGTAGQRARWLPPVLRGDEVWCQGFSEPDAGSDLASLRTRAVRDGDDYVITGSKIWTSHAEVADWCELLVRTDPEAPKHRGISWLAMAMDAPGVTVRPLRTLAGSTEFAEVFLDEVRVPVGNRVGAENDGWRVTMVTLSFERGTAFVGEVVACRRTLGELARTARANGRWDDPALRRRLGRLYGEFGALWRLTQWNVSESERSGGVPGIGGSVFKLAYSHARQELYDVAAEVLGASSLSLDEEWVQSRLSSLSYTIAAGTSQIQRNIVAERILGLPKGR; encoded by the coding sequence ATGGACCTGGCCTACACCGAGGAGGAGCAGGACTTCCGGGCGCGGCTGCGCGAGTGGCTCCTCAAGGCGCTGCCCGAGCTGCCCGCCCGGCCGTCCCCGGACGACTGGCCGGGCCGCCGCGCCTACGACCTGGGCTGGCAGCGCAGGCTGTACGAGGCCGGGTACGCCGGCCTGCACTGGCCGGTGGACGCGGGCGGCCGCGGCGCCACCCCGACCCAGCACCTGATCTTCCTGGAGGAGACGGAGCGCGCCGGGGCCCCGTACGTGGGCGCGAACTTCGTCGGGCTGCTGCACGCCGGCCCGACGATCGCCGCCGAGGGCACGGCCGGGCAGCGGGCGCGCTGGCTGCCGCCCGTACTGCGCGGCGACGAGGTGTGGTGCCAGGGCTTCAGCGAGCCCGACGCGGGCTCGGACCTGGCCTCCCTGCGCACGCGCGCGGTCCGTGACGGCGACGACTACGTGATCACGGGTTCGAAGATCTGGACCTCGCACGCGGAGGTCGCCGACTGGTGCGAGCTGCTCGTGCGCACGGATCCAGAGGCGCCCAAGCACCGCGGGATCTCCTGGCTGGCCATGGCGATGGACGCGCCGGGGGTGACGGTACGGCCGCTGCGCACGCTCGCCGGGTCGACGGAGTTCGCCGAGGTGTTCCTCGACGAGGTGCGGGTCCCGGTCGGCAACCGGGTGGGCGCGGAGAACGACGGCTGGCGGGTCACCATGGTCACCCTGTCCTTCGAGCGGGGCACCGCCTTCGTCGGCGAGGTCGTCGCGTGCCGCAGGACCCTGGGCGAGCTGGCCCGTACGGCGAGGGCGAACGGCCGCTGGGACGATCCGGCGCTGCGGCGCCGGCTGGGCCGGCTGTACGGGGAGTTCGGCGCGCTGTGGCGGCTGACCCAGTGGAACGTCAGCGAGTCGGAGCGCTCCGGCGGGGTGCCCGGCATCGGCGGCTCGGTCTTCAAGCTCGCCTACTCGCACGCCCGCCAGGAGCTGTACGACGTGGCGGCCGAGGTCCTGGGGGCGTCGTCGCTGTCCCTGGACGAGGAGTGGGTCCAAAGCCGGCTCTCCTCCCTCTCGTACACGATCGCGGCGGGCACCTCGCAGATCCAGCGGAACATCGTCGCCGAGCGGATCCTCGGCCTCCCGAAGGGCCGGTGA
- a CDS encoding acyl-CoA dehydrogenase family protein, which translates to MDFQPTEDQRDLRAGVRGLLEGRYGREALRSAVDAAVDAGTAVDRGLWRELGGAGFFALRLPESEGGVGLGLPEAVIVFEEAGRALVPGPLVATHLAAGVVPGAAAGTAVVTAFDLAGDLVAYLGEADAVLGAAVLPVGEQVRAADPLTPLHRVARPGGADACACVSAYVSEGALLTAALQVGSALRTVELAVRYAGEREQFGQPIGAFQAVKHLCAQMLVRAEVARTAVYAAAVTGDPGEAAGAKLLADEAAVRNARDCLQVHGGMGFTWEADVHLHLKRAWVRAEQWRTAAEAEELLAAELLHSAG; encoded by the coding sequence ATGGACTTCCAGCCGACGGAGGACCAGCGGGACCTGCGGGCGGGCGTACGGGGCCTGCTGGAGGGCCGGTACGGGCGGGAGGCGCTGCGCTCAGCGGTGGACGCCGCGGTGGACGCGGGCACGGCCGTGGACCGCGGGCTGTGGCGGGAGCTGGGCGGGGCGGGCTTCTTCGCGCTGCGGTTGCCGGAGTCCGAGGGCGGTGTGGGGCTGGGGCTGCCGGAGGCGGTGATCGTCTTCGAGGAGGCCGGGCGGGCCCTGGTGCCGGGGCCGCTGGTGGCGACGCACCTGGCGGCCGGGGTGGTGCCGGGGGCGGCGGCGGGCACGGCGGTGGTGACCGCCTTCGACCTGGCCGGGGACCTGGTGGCGTACCTGGGGGAGGCGGACGCGGTGCTGGGGGCGGCCGTGCTCCCGGTCGGCGAGCAGGTGCGCGCGGCGGACCCGCTGACGCCTTTGCACCGGGTCGCGCGGCCGGGCGGCGCCGACGCCTGCGCGTGCGTGTCCGCGTACGTGTCGGAGGGGGCGCTGCTGACGGCCGCGCTCCAGGTCGGGAGCGCGCTGCGGACGGTGGAGCTGGCGGTGCGGTACGCGGGGGAGCGCGAGCAGTTCGGGCAGCCGATCGGGGCGTTCCAGGCGGTCAAGCACCTGTGCGCGCAGATGCTGGTGCGGGCGGAGGTGGCCCGTACGGCGGTGTACGCGGCGGCGGTGACCGGCGATCCGGGGGAGGCGGCGGGGGCGAAGCTGCTGGCGGACGAGGCCGCCGTGCGCAATGCGCGGGACTGTCTGCAGGTGCACGGTGGGATGGGCTTCACGTGGGAGGCGGACGTGCACCTGCACCTGAAGCGGGCCTGGGTGCGGGCCGAGCAGTGGCGGACGGCGGCGGAGGCTGAGGAACTGCTGGCGGCGGAGCTGCTGCACTCGGCGGGATAG
- a CDS encoding ATP-binding protein, giving the protein MQVLQVQLEVGADPAEVGRARRWARSRLAGSGIGDDEPLAETLVLLISELVTNAVVHTGCPAVLRMLFGGPGVRVEVADASDRAPARRQACGEDTGGRGLELVDGLADRWGWQREGAGKRIWCEIDRARQAEADAATGGASAEAASCRPSEVHTPLREPRVYL; this is encoded by the coding sequence GTGCAGGTGCTTCAGGTTCAGCTGGAGGTAGGCGCGGACCCGGCCGAGGTCGGCCGGGCGCGCCGGTGGGCGCGGTCCCGGCTGGCGGGGTCCGGCATAGGGGACGACGAGCCGCTCGCCGAGACGCTGGTCCTGCTGATCTCCGAACTGGTCACGAACGCGGTCGTGCACACGGGCTGTCCGGCCGTGCTGCGCATGTTGTTCGGGGGGCCGGGAGTGCGGGTCGAGGTGGCCGACGCCAGCGACCGGGCGCCGGCCCGCCGGCAGGCCTGCGGCGAGGACACGGGCGGGCGCGGCCTGGAGCTGGTGGACGGGCTGGCGGACCGGTGGGGCTGGCAGCGCGAAGGCGCGGGCAAGCGGATCTGGTGCGAGATCGACCGGGCGCGGCAGGCGGAGGCGGACGCCGCTACGGGTGGAGCCTCGGCCGAGGCGGCCTCGTGCCGTCCGTCCGAAGTTCACACTCCGCTGCGGGAACCGCGCGTGTACCTCTAA
- a CDS encoding cyclase family protein: protein MTLPAEFHDIAKRVNNWGRWGTDDEIGTLNLITEEVVRGAAAEIRSGRRVPLALPLKEDGVQVGMIPGRINPLHTMVQINQELFGPGTVACSDDAVSMGLQAGTHWDALTHVSHSGRIYNGRPAGTITAHGRAEFSGIDKATPIVSRGVLLDVARAKGLDRLPGDHAVTPADLAEAEEFGRVAVRPGDIVLVRTGQIQVYLAGDKHGYGFPSPGLSVRTPEWFHARDVAAVANDTLTFEIFPPEIENLWLPVHALDLVEMGMHQGQNWDLEKLSTACAEENRYAFLLSAMPEPFVGGTGTPVAPVAIL, encoded by the coding sequence ATGACCCTGCCCGCCGAGTTCCACGACATCGCCAAGCGCGTCAACAACTGGGGGCGCTGGGGCACCGACGACGAGATCGGCACGCTGAACCTGATCACCGAGGAGGTGGTACGGGGTGCGGCCGCGGAGATCCGCAGCGGCCGCCGCGTCCCCCTGGCGCTGCCCCTGAAGGAGGACGGGGTCCAGGTCGGGATGATCCCCGGCCGGATCAACCCGCTGCACACGATGGTGCAGATCAACCAGGAGCTCTTCGGTCCGGGCACGGTGGCGTGCAGCGACGACGCCGTCAGCATGGGCCTCCAGGCGGGCACCCACTGGGACGCGCTCACCCACGTCTCGCACTCGGGCCGGATCTACAACGGGCGCCCCGCCGGCACCATCACGGCGCACGGCCGGGCCGAGTTCAGCGGCATCGACAAGGCCACCCCCATCGTCTCGCGCGGAGTGCTCCTCGACGTGGCCCGGGCCAAGGGCCTCGACCGGCTGCCGGGCGACCACGCGGTGACCCCGGCGGACCTGGCGGAGGCCGAGGAGTTCGGCCGGGTCGCGGTCCGCCCCGGCGACATCGTCCTGGTCCGCACCGGCCAGATCCAGGTCTACCTGGCGGGCGACAAGCACGGCTACGGCTTCCCCTCCCCCGGGCTGTCCGTCCGTACGCCGGAGTGGTTCCACGCGCGGGACGTGGCGGCCGTCGCGAACGACACCCTGACCTTCGAGATCTTCCCGCCGGAGATCGAGAACCTGTGGCTGCCGGTCCACGCCCTCGACCTGGTGGAGATGGGCATGCACCAGGGCCAGAACTGGGACCTCGAAAAACTGTCCACAGCCTGTGCAGAAGAAAACCGGTACGCCTTCCTCCTGTCGGCCATGCCCGAGCCCTTCGTGGGCGGCACCGGTACCCCGGTGGCCCCTGTGGCCATCCTCTGA
- a CDS encoding SDR family oxidoreductase, whose product MGNFLAGRVVAVTGAGRGIGRAVALAAAAEGAKVVVNDYGVGIEGAEPTSEIADGVVKEIQAAGGEAVAVADDISTMAGGQRIVDTALAQYGRIDGVVCVAGILRERMLFNMSEEEWDPVVATHLKGTFTVFRAASAVMRRQGSGTLIGFTSGNHQGSVAQANYSAAKGGIISLVRSAALGLAKYGVTANAVAPVARTRMSANVPMELKEIGEPEDVAALVTYLLSDKAVAVGGERITGQVYTIAGPKIAVWAQPRELRAGYAEGSWTPEKIADFLPGTVGTDPMPMLAQLEAMAKAAAAKDRPNA is encoded by the coding sequence GTGGGGAACTTCTTGGCAGGCAGGGTCGTCGCCGTCACCGGCGCCGGCCGGGGCATCGGCCGGGCCGTGGCACTCGCCGCGGCCGCCGAGGGCGCCAAGGTCGTCGTCAACGACTACGGCGTCGGCATCGAGGGCGCAGAGCCCACCAGCGAGATCGCCGACGGCGTCGTGAAGGAGATCCAGGCCGCCGGCGGGGAGGCCGTCGCCGTCGCCGACGACATCTCCACCATGGCGGGCGGCCAGCGCATCGTCGACACCGCCCTCGCACAGTACGGACGCATCGACGGGGTCGTCTGCGTGGCCGGCATCCTGCGCGAACGGATGCTCTTCAACATGAGCGAGGAGGAGTGGGACCCGGTGGTCGCCACCCACCTCAAGGGCACCTTCACCGTCTTCCGCGCCGCCTCCGCCGTCATGCGCCGCCAGGGATCGGGCACCCTGATCGGCTTCACCAGCGGCAACCACCAGGGCTCGGTCGCCCAGGCCAACTACAGCGCCGCCAAGGGCGGGATCATCTCCCTCGTCCGCTCCGCCGCGCTCGGCCTCGCCAAGTACGGGGTCACCGCCAACGCCGTCGCACCCGTCGCCCGCACCCGCATGTCCGCGAACGTCCCCATGGAGCTCAAGGAGATCGGCGAGCCCGAGGACGTCGCGGCGCTGGTCACCTACCTGCTCTCCGACAAGGCCGTCGCCGTCGGCGGCGAACGCATCACCGGGCAGGTCTACACGATCGCCGGCCCGAAGATCGCCGTCTGGGCCCAGCCGCGCGAGCTGCGCGCCGGATACGCCGAGGGCTCCTGGACCCCGGAGAAGATCGCCGACTTCCTGCCCGGGACGGTCGGCACCGACCCGATGCCGATGCTGGCGCAGCTGGAGGCCATGGCCAAGGCGGCGGCCGCCAAGGACCGCCCCAACGCCTGA
- a CDS encoding acyl-CoA dehydrogenase family protein: MDFGFGAEDEELRGQARAWLAEHLVGPYAQLLGLGGPGSEHEGAGPRRDWERELGRGGWIGQGWEAPEGAYGQRRLSLTGQVVWAEEYAALRAPGRVGHIGENLLAPTLIAYGSPEQQRRFLPGIARGEELWCQGYSEPGAGSDLAGIRTAAVRDGADGLFRVTGQKIWTSLAREADWCFVLARTEPGSKRHRGLSFLLVRMDQPGRVEVRPIRQMSGTAEFNEVFFDGAVAAEAVGAEGDGWTVAMGLLALERGVSTLVQQIGFAAELERVLGLYAASGTADPVVRDRLVRQWAELRTMRWNALRTLGTQGDPGAPSVAKLLWGGWHRRLGELAVEVRGAAAAAGPGTWAPELPYELGLDEEQRLFLFTRADTIYGGSDEIQRNIIAERVLGLPKESR, encoded by the coding sequence ATGGATTTCGGCTTCGGGGCCGAGGACGAGGAGCTGCGCGGCCAGGCCCGGGCCTGGCTGGCGGAGCACCTCGTGGGCCCGTACGCGCAACTCCTCGGCCTCGGCGGGCCGGGCAGCGAGCACGAGGGCGCCGGGCCCCGGCGCGACTGGGAGCGGGAGCTGGGGCGCGGCGGCTGGATCGGGCAGGGCTGGGAGGCGCCGGAAGGGGCGTACGGGCAGCGGCGGCTCTCGCTGACCGGGCAGGTGGTGTGGGCCGAGGAGTACGCGGCGCTGCGCGCTCCCGGCCGGGTCGGCCACATCGGGGAGAACCTCCTCGCGCCCACCCTGATCGCCTACGGCAGTCCGGAGCAGCAGCGGCGCTTCCTGCCCGGCATCGCGCGCGGCGAGGAGCTGTGGTGCCAGGGCTACAGCGAGCCGGGCGCCGGCTCCGACCTCGCGGGCATCCGTACCGCGGCCGTGCGCGACGGCGCCGACGGGCTCTTCCGCGTCACCGGGCAGAAGATCTGGACCTCCCTGGCCCGGGAGGCCGACTGGTGCTTCGTCCTGGCCCGTACCGAGCCCGGCTCGAAGCGCCACCGCGGCCTGTCCTTCCTCCTCGTACGGATGGACCAGCCCGGCCGCGTGGAGGTCCGGCCGATCCGCCAGATGTCGGGGACCGCGGAGTTCAACGAAGTGTTCTTCGACGGGGCGGTGGCCGCGGAGGCCGTCGGCGCGGAGGGCGACGGCTGGACCGTGGCCATGGGCCTGCTCGCCCTGGAGCGGGGCGTCTCCACCCTGGTCCAGCAGATCGGCTTCGCGGCCGAGCTGGAACGTGTCCTCGGCCTGTACGCGGCCTCGGGGACGGCCGACCCGGTGGTCCGCGACCGCCTCGTACGGCAGTGGGCCGAGCTGCGCACCATGCGGTGGAACGCGCTGCGGACCCTGGGCACGCAGGGCGATCCGGGCGCGCCGAGCGTGGCCAAGCTGCTGTGGGGCGGCTGGCACCGGCGGCTCGGGGAGCTGGCGGTGGAGGTCCGGGGGGCGGCGGCCGCGGCCGGGCCGGGCACCTGGGCGCCGGAACTCCCCTACGAGCTCGGACTCGACGAGGAGCAGCGCCTGTTCCTGTTCACCCGCGCCGACACGATCTACGGCGGTTCGGACGAGATCCAGCGCAACATCATCGCCGAGCGCGTGCTCGGCCTGCCTAAGGAGTCCAGGTGA
- a CDS encoding Zn-dependent alcohol dehydrogenase translates to MRGVVFDGKQAQVVDDLEIRDPGPGEVLVAIGAAGLCHSDLSVMDGTIPFPPPVVLGHEGAGVVEAVGEGVTHVAPGDHVSLSTLANCGACADCDRGRPTMCRRAIGMPGQPFSRGGKPLFQFASNSAFAERTLVKAVQAVKIPADIPLTSAALIGCGVLTGVGAVLNRARVDHGETVVVIGTGGIGLNVLQGARIAGAATIVAVDANPAKEAVARQFGATHFIDASAVADSSAAVREILPTGADHAFECVGNVELIRQAVDLLDRHGQAVLLGVPGFREEASFLVSSMYLDKTIMGCRYGSSRPQRDIALYAELYRQGRLLLDELVTEVYPVEDFAKAVDDAHHGRVARGVLTF, encoded by the coding sequence GTGAGAGGCGTCGTGTTCGACGGCAAGCAGGCCCAGGTGGTCGACGACCTGGAGATCCGGGACCCGGGGCCGGGGGAGGTGCTCGTCGCGATCGGCGCGGCCGGGCTGTGTCACAGCGACCTGTCGGTGATGGACGGGACGATCCCGTTCCCGCCGCCCGTGGTGCTGGGGCACGAGGGCGCGGGGGTCGTGGAGGCGGTCGGCGAGGGCGTCACGCACGTGGCGCCCGGCGACCACGTGTCGCTGTCCACGCTGGCCAACTGCGGGGCGTGCGCGGACTGCGACCGGGGCCGGCCGACGATGTGCCGCAGGGCGATCGGGATGCCCGGGCAGCCGTTCTCGCGGGGCGGCAAGCCGCTCTTCCAGTTCGCCTCCAACTCCGCCTTCGCGGAGAGGACGCTCGTCAAGGCCGTGCAGGCGGTGAAGATCCCGGCCGACATCCCGCTGACGTCGGCGGCGCTCATCGGCTGCGGGGTCCTGACCGGGGTGGGTGCCGTGCTCAACCGGGCCCGCGTCGACCACGGCGAGACGGTGGTCGTCATCGGCACCGGCGGCATCGGGCTCAACGTGCTCCAGGGCGCCCGGATCGCCGGGGCCGCGACGATCGTGGCGGTGGACGCGAACCCGGCGAAGGAGGCGGTGGCCCGGCAGTTCGGGGCCACGCACTTCATCGACGCGTCCGCGGTGGCCGACTCGTCGGCGGCGGTCCGCGAGATCCTGCCGACCGGCGCCGACCACGCCTTCGAGTGCGTGGGCAACGTCGAACTGATCCGCCAGGCCGTCGACCTCCTCGACCGGCACGGCCAGGCGGTGCTGCTCGGCGTGCCGGGCTTCAGGGAGGAGGCGTCCTTCCTCGTCTCGTCCATGTACCTGGACAAGACGATCATGGGCTGCCGGTACGGGTCCTCGCGCCCGCAGCGCGACATCGCCCTCTACGCGGAGCTGTACCGGCAGGGCCGGCTGCTGCTGGACGAGCTGGTGACGGAGGTCTACCCGGTCGAGGACTTCGCCAAGGCCGTCGACGACGCCCACCACGGGCGGGTGGCGCGCGGGGTGCTCACCTTCTGA
- a CDS encoding flavin reductase family protein — protein sequence MAATVVRYLRSVGSPTSAPAEREPESVDALPRPDLRAVGDDERAPVSPAEFRAVLGNFASGVTVITAPPGADEDGAGGGGGPAGFACQSFASLSLDPPLVTFMVARTSTTWPRIARAGVFCVNILGAEQGELCRSFAVSGADKFAGVAHTPAPVTGSPQLDAVPAWIDCRIHAVHTGGDHLIVVGRVVAMGAAGEGDPLLFHKGRFGRLAD from the coding sequence ATGGCGGCCACCGTCGTCCGATACCTCAGGTCAGTCGGCTCCCCCACCTCCGCCCCGGCGGAGCGGGAACCCGAGTCCGTCGACGCCCTGCCGCGTCCCGATCTGCGGGCCGTCGGCGACGACGAGCGCGCGCCGGTCAGTCCCGCCGAGTTCCGGGCCGTGCTGGGGAACTTCGCCAGCGGGGTCACCGTCATCACCGCCCCGCCCGGCGCGGACGAGGACGGGGCCGGCGGCGGGGGCGGCCCGGCCGGGTTCGCGTGCCAGTCCTTCGCCTCGCTGTCCCTGGACCCGCCCCTGGTCACCTTCATGGTGGCCCGCACCTCGACCACCTGGCCGCGGATCGCCCGCGCCGGGGTGTTCTGCGTCAACATCCTGGGAGCCGAACAGGGCGAGCTGTGCCGGTCCTTCGCCGTCAGCGGCGCGGACAAGTTCGCCGGGGTGGCCCACACCCCGGCCCCCGTCACCGGGTCCCCGCAGCTCGACGCCGTGCCCGCGTGGATCGACTGCCGGATCCACGCCGTCCACACGGGCGGGGACCACCTCATCGTCGTGGGCCGGGTCGTCGCCATGGGCGCGGCCGGAGAGGGCGATCCGCTCCTCTTCCACAAGGGCCGCTTCGGCCGCCTCGCCGACTGA